The following proteins come from a genomic window of Aptenodytes patagonicus chromosome 21, bAptPat1.pri.cur, whole genome shotgun sequence:
- the TAF12 gene encoding transcription initiation factor TFIID subunit 12 isoform X1, translating into MASPFAGPTAVADVIKDLETQIALIGLGPHNPKKKQDLDKLYDLKAKAQQIMNQFGPSTLINLSNFSSIKPEPASTPPQSSMANSTTVAKMPGTPSGGGRLSPESNQVLTKKKLQDLVREVDPNEQLDEDVEEMLLQIADDFIESVVTAACQLARHRKSNTLEVKDVQLHLERQWNMWIPGFGSEEIRPYKKACTTEAHKQRMALIRKTTKK; encoded by the exons ATGGCCTCTCCGTTCGCTGGCCCCACAGCGGTTGCTGATGTAATTAAAGATCTAGAGACCCAGATAGCT TTGATTGGTTTGGGTCCCCACAACCCCAAGAAGAAGCAGGACCTCGATAAGCTTTATGATCTAAAAGCTAAAGCCCAACAGATTATGAACCAGTTTGGCCCTTCTACCTTGATCAACCTCTCCAACTTCTCCTCGATAAAGCCAGAACCAGCCAGCACTCCCCCGCAGAGCTCCATGGCCAACAGCACCACCGTGGCAAAGATGCCTGGGACGCCCAGCGGAGGAGGTCGGCTCAGTCCCGAAAGCAACCAG GTCTTAACCAAGAAGAAATTGCAGGACCTGGTGCGCGAGGTGGATCCGAACGAGCAGCTGGATGAAGATGTGGAGGAA ATGCTGTTGCAGATCGCCGATGATTTCATAGAGAGCGTGGTGACGGCTGCCTGCCAGCTTGCGCGGCATCGCAAGTCGAACACCCTGGAGGTGAAAGACGTCCAGTTGCATCTTG AGCGTCAGTGGAACATGTGGATCCCGGGCTTTGGTTCTGAAGAAATCAGGCCCTACAAAAAAGCCTGCACTACAGAAGCTCACAAACAG
- the GMEB1 gene encoding glucocorticoid modulatory element-binding protein 1 isoform X1, whose protein sequence is MANAEVSVPVGDVVVVPSDGNEGENPEDTKTQVILQLQPVQQGIYQEGSEASAAVVAVETHTIHKLEEGIDPSTIETNEEIEIAYPITCGESKAILLWKKFVCPGINVKCVKFNDQLISPKHFVHLAGKSTLKDWKRAIRLGGIMLRKMMDSGQIDFYQHDKVCTNTCRSTKFDLLISSARAPVPGQQSVVQTPTSADGSITQIALSEESMEEGIEWNSALTAAVTMATEEGMKKDTDEISEDTLMFWKGIADVGLMEEVVCNIQKEIEEVLRGVQQRLGQSPFQMTDAAVLNNVAHTFGLMDTVKKVLDNRKNQTEQGEEQFLYTLADLERQLEEQKKLAKDQKAKSQTIQNVVLMPVSAPKPPKRPRLQRPASATVLSPSTPIQQPQFTVISPIAIAPVGQQFSVGNIPVATISQGSSPVTVHTLPSGSQLFRYATVVSSSKTSSSDTVTLHPSSSLALLSSAAMQDSGALANVAAVVNPVELVAMESGLTSTIQAVEGTSDDGQTIIEIDPAPDPEADTDESEGKAVILETELRTEEKVVGDVEDHQHQVHNVEIVVLED, encoded by the exons ATGGCGAATGCCGAAGTGAGCGTCCctgtgggtgatgtggtggttgtACCAAGTGACGGAAACGAAGGGGAGAACCCGGAGGATACCAAAACCCAAGTGATCTTGCAGCTCCAGCCGGTGCAGCAAGG GATTTACCAAGAGGGCTCCGAGGCCAGCGCCGCCGTAGTGGCCGTCGAAACCCACACCATCCACAAGCTAGAAGAAGGGATCG ACCCCAGCACCATCGAAACGAACGAGGAAATCGAGATCGCCTATCCCATCACCTGCGGGGAGAGCAAAGCCATCCTGCTCTGGAAGAAGTTCGTCTGTCCGGGAATTAATGTCAAGTGTGTAAAG TTCAATGACCAACTGATCAGCCCGAAGCATTTTGTTCACCTGGCCGGGAAGTCTACCCTGAAGGACTGGAAGAGAGCCATTCGCCTCGGAGGAATCATGCTGAG GAAGATGATGGACTCGGGGCAAATCGACTTCTACCAGCACGACAAAGTTTGCACCAACACCTGTCGAAGCACCAAGTTTGATCTCCTGATCAGCAGCGCCAGAGCaccggtgccggggcagcagaGCGTGGTCCAGACTCCTACGTCAGCTGACG GGAGCATCACCCAGATCGCGCTGTCGGAGGAGAGCatggaggaggggatcgagtggaACTCGGCTCTGACGGCTGCCGTCACCATGGCCACTGAGGAAGGCATGAAAAAGGACACGGATGAGATCTCGG AGGACACGCTGATGTTCTGGAAAGGAATAGCTGATGTGGGGCTGATGGAAGAGGTCGTGTGCAACATCCAGAAGGAGATAGAAGAAGTCCTACGAGGCGTCCAGCAGAGGTTGGGTCAGTCTCCCTTCCAGATGACGG ATGCTGCAGTCTTGAACAACGTCGCCCACACATTTGGCCTAATGGACACAGTCAAGAAGGTTCTGGACAACAGGAAAAACCAGACAGAGCAAGGagaggaacaatttctttacACCCTGGCAG ACCTGGAGCGGCagctggaagagcagaagaaacttGCCAAGGACCAGAAGGCGAAGTCCCAAACCATCCAGAACGTGGTGCTGATGCCCGTCAGCGCTCCCAAGCCCCCCAAGAGACCCCGCCTGCAGCGCCCAGCCTCCGCCACCGTCCTCAGCCCCTCCACCCCCATCCAGCAGCCTCAGTTCACGGTCATCTCGCCCATCGCTATCGCGCCCGTCGGACAACAGTTCTCCGTGGGCAACATCCCGGTGGCAACCATCAGCCAAGGCTCCAGCCCGGTGACTGTTCATACCTTGCCGTCTGGCTCCCAGCTCTTCCGATACGCCACCGTGGTGTCCTCCTCCAAGACCAGCTCCTCCGACACGGTCACCCTCCACCCATCCTCCAGCCTGGCGCTGCTGAGCTCGGCGGCCATGCAGGACAGCGGTGCCCTGGCGAACGTGGCGGCCGTGGTCAACCCCGTGGAACTGGTGGCCATGGAGTCCGGCCTCACTTCCACCATCCAAGCCGTGGAAGGCACCTCGGACGACGGGCAGACCATCATAGAGATCGACCCGGCGCCGGATCCCGAGGCGGACACGGACGAGTCGGAGGGCAAAGCTGTGATCCTGGAGACGGAGCTGAGGACTGAGGAGAAAGTGGTGGGAGATGTGGAGGACCATCAGCACCAGGTCCATAACGTGGAGATTGTGGTCTTGGAGGACTAG
- the GMEB1 gene encoding glucocorticoid modulatory element-binding protein 1 isoform X2: MNDPSTIETNEEIEIAYPITCGESKAILLWKKFVCPGINVKCVKFNDQLISPKHFVHLAGKSTLKDWKRAIRLGGIMLRKMMDSGQIDFYQHDKVCTNTCRSTKFDLLISSARAPVPGQQSVVQTPTSADGSITQIALSEESMEEGIEWNSALTAAVTMATEEGMKKDTDEISEDTLMFWKGIADVGLMEEVVCNIQKEIEEVLRGVQQRLGQSPFQMTDAAVLNNVAHTFGLMDTVKKVLDNRKNQTEQGEEQFLYTLADLERQLEEQKKLAKDQKAKSQTIQNVVLMPVSAPKPPKRPRLQRPASATVLSPSTPIQQPQFTVISPIAIAPVGQQFSVGNIPVATISQGSSPVTVHTLPSGSQLFRYATVVSSSKTSSSDTVTLHPSSSLALLSSAAMQDSGALANVAAVVNPVELVAMESGLTSTIQAVEGTSDDGQTIIEIDPAPDPEADTDESEGKAVILETELRTEEKVVGDVEDHQHQVHNVEIVVLED, encoded by the exons ATGAATG ACCCCAGCACCATCGAAACGAACGAGGAAATCGAGATCGCCTATCCCATCACCTGCGGGGAGAGCAAAGCCATCCTGCTCTGGAAGAAGTTCGTCTGTCCGGGAATTAATGTCAAGTGTGTAAAG TTCAATGACCAACTGATCAGCCCGAAGCATTTTGTTCACCTGGCCGGGAAGTCTACCCTGAAGGACTGGAAGAGAGCCATTCGCCTCGGAGGAATCATGCTGAG GAAGATGATGGACTCGGGGCAAATCGACTTCTACCAGCACGACAAAGTTTGCACCAACACCTGTCGAAGCACCAAGTTTGATCTCCTGATCAGCAGCGCCAGAGCaccggtgccggggcagcagaGCGTGGTCCAGACTCCTACGTCAGCTGACG GGAGCATCACCCAGATCGCGCTGTCGGAGGAGAGCatggaggaggggatcgagtggaACTCGGCTCTGACGGCTGCCGTCACCATGGCCACTGAGGAAGGCATGAAAAAGGACACGGATGAGATCTCGG AGGACACGCTGATGTTCTGGAAAGGAATAGCTGATGTGGGGCTGATGGAAGAGGTCGTGTGCAACATCCAGAAGGAGATAGAAGAAGTCCTACGAGGCGTCCAGCAGAGGTTGGGTCAGTCTCCCTTCCAGATGACGG ATGCTGCAGTCTTGAACAACGTCGCCCACACATTTGGCCTAATGGACACAGTCAAGAAGGTTCTGGACAACAGGAAAAACCAGACAGAGCAAGGagaggaacaatttctttacACCCTGGCAG ACCTGGAGCGGCagctggaagagcagaagaaacttGCCAAGGACCAGAAGGCGAAGTCCCAAACCATCCAGAACGTGGTGCTGATGCCCGTCAGCGCTCCCAAGCCCCCCAAGAGACCCCGCCTGCAGCGCCCAGCCTCCGCCACCGTCCTCAGCCCCTCCACCCCCATCCAGCAGCCTCAGTTCACGGTCATCTCGCCCATCGCTATCGCGCCCGTCGGACAACAGTTCTCCGTGGGCAACATCCCGGTGGCAACCATCAGCCAAGGCTCCAGCCCGGTGACTGTTCATACCTTGCCGTCTGGCTCCCAGCTCTTCCGATACGCCACCGTGGTGTCCTCCTCCAAGACCAGCTCCTCCGACACGGTCACCCTCCACCCATCCTCCAGCCTGGCGCTGCTGAGCTCGGCGGCCATGCAGGACAGCGGTGCCCTGGCGAACGTGGCGGCCGTGGTCAACCCCGTGGAACTGGTGGCCATGGAGTCCGGCCTCACTTCCACCATCCAAGCCGTGGAAGGCACCTCGGACGACGGGCAGACCATCATAGAGATCGACCCGGCGCCGGATCCCGAGGCGGACACGGACGAGTCGGAGGGCAAAGCTGTGATCCTGGAGACGGAGCTGAGGACTGAGGAGAAAGTGGTGGGAGATGTGGAGGACCATCAGCACCAGGTCCATAACGTGGAGATTGTGGTCTTGGAGGACTAG
- the TAF12 gene encoding transcription initiation factor TFIID subunit 12 isoform X2 gives MNQFGPSTLINLSNFSSIKPEPASTPPQSSMANSTTVAKMPGTPSGGGRLSPESNQVLTKKKLQDLVREVDPNEQLDEDVEEMLLQIADDFIESVVTAACQLARHRKSNTLEVKDVQLHLERQWNMWIPGFGSEEIRPYKKACTTEAHKQRMALIRKTTKK, from the exons ATGAACCAGTTTGGCCCTTCTACCTTGATCAACCTCTCCAACTTCTCCTCGATAAAGCCAGAACCAGCCAGCACTCCCCCGCAGAGCTCCATGGCCAACAGCACCACCGTGGCAAAGATGCCTGGGACGCCCAGCGGAGGAGGTCGGCTCAGTCCCGAAAGCAACCAG GTCTTAACCAAGAAGAAATTGCAGGACCTGGTGCGCGAGGTGGATCCGAACGAGCAGCTGGATGAAGATGTGGAGGAA ATGCTGTTGCAGATCGCCGATGATTTCATAGAGAGCGTGGTGACGGCTGCCTGCCAGCTTGCGCGGCATCGCAAGTCGAACACCCTGGAGGTGAAAGACGTCCAGTTGCATCTTG AGCGTCAGTGGAACATGTGGATCCCGGGCTTTGGTTCTGAAGAAATCAGGCCCTACAAAAAAGCCTGCACTACAGAAGCTCACAAACAG